A genomic stretch from Calidithermus timidus DSM 17022 includes:
- a CDS encoding fumarylacetoacetate hydrolase family protein — protein MSGQPFYLGTFRAGGGPPFAGLVLEGQVVAVAALAPLCHRLGFELFQPESVLGLLDDWGRNYPALERAVEAIRAGEAGGLPFIAEAQLQTLPPVYLPRQIFCSGANYKKHVVDLIVAQGGPHLAGKSEAERREWGQRRMDERARWGKPFVFTKLPTSVIGPYDTLWLPPEVQQADWELELGVVMGRPARRVRREEALDYVAGYVVVNDITARELVYRPDIPEMGMDWLASKNAPGFLPMGPYLTPAAFVPDPQNLTVTLRLNGQVMQHESTADMIFGVARLIEFISAHVQLLPGDLICTGSPAGNGMHYGRFLQEGDLMEGSITGLGTQRILCRLEEVPGRPEPTKYASEEVG, from the coding sequence ATGAGCGGACAACCCTTTTACCTGGGTACTTTTCGGGCTGGGGGTGGCCCCCCCTTCGCCGGGCTGGTGCTGGAAGGGCAGGTGGTGGCGGTGGCTGCCCTGGCCCCCCTGTGCCATCGGTTGGGCTTTGAGCTGTTCCAGCCCGAAAGCGTGCTGGGGCTTCTGGACGACTGGGGACGCAATTACCCGGCGCTGGAGCGGGCTGTGGAGGCCATCCGCGCCGGGGAAGCCGGAGGGCTGCCTTTCATTGCCGAGGCCCAGCTCCAGACCCTGCCCCCGGTCTATCTGCCCCGGCAGATTTTTTGCTCCGGGGCCAACTACAAAAAGCACGTGGTGGACCTCATCGTGGCCCAGGGGGGGCCCCACCTGGCGGGCAAGAGCGAGGCTGAGCGGCGCGAGTGGGGCCAGCGCCGGATGGATGAGCGGGCCCGCTGGGGCAAGCCCTTCGTCTTCACCAAGCTGCCCACCAGCGTCATCGGCCCCTACGACACCCTCTGGCTGCCTCCGGAGGTGCAGCAGGCCGACTGGGAGCTCGAGCTGGGTGTGGTGATGGGCCGTCCGGCCCGTCGGGTGCGGCGCGAAGAGGCCCTGGACTATGTGGCCGGGTACGTGGTGGTCAACGACATCACCGCCCGCGAGCTCGTCTACCGGCCCGACATCCCCGAGATGGGCATGGACTGGCTGGCTTCCAAGAACGCCCCGGGTTTCCTCCCCATGGGGCCTTACCTCACCCCCGCGGCCTTCGTGCCCGATCCCCAGAACCTCACCGTCACCCTCCGACTCAACGGCCAGGTCATGCAGCACGAGTCCACCGCGGACATGATCTTCGGGGTGGCCCGGCTCATCGAGTTCATCTCGGCCCACGTGCAGCTTCTGCCCGGCGACCTCATCTGCACCGGCTCCCCAGCGGGCAACGGCATGCACTACGGCCGCTTCTTGCAAGAGGGCGATCTGATGGAAGGCAGCATCACCGGCCTGGGCACCCAGCGCATCCTTTGCCGCCTGGAAGAGGTGCCCGGTCGGCCAGAACCGACAAAGTACGCCAGCGAGGAGGTCGGATGA
- a CDS encoding SMP-30/gluconolactonase/LRE family protein, protein MERDRIGFIGHGLQRPECILAEPDGTLWVADARGGVVRIDPDGRQTLITPKLQAQGASFEERYVEAKGSLPNGLCFDQEGNLIIANWGTNAIERMSREGHLETLYTEIDGKPLGKVNFPLRDSKGRIWFSVTTRTEPWTEQVNTKVSDGYIGLIDEKGIRIVAEGFCGTNELRFDAREEWLYVVESTARRITRLRHKDGELFEREVYGPRELEGHPDGFAFDAYGNLWVTLVFLDKLIAITPEGEVLELLDDSNPEANAVYEQHFRAGTLTPQIMAANHGMLCPWMASLTFGGPDLRTVYLGSLRGDRIPFFRSPVPGQPMIHWHQGGARASTL, encoded by the coding sequence GTGGAGCGGGATCGGATCGGCTTCATCGGCCACGGCCTGCAGCGCCCGGAGTGCATTCTGGCCGAGCCGGACGGCACGCTTTGGGTGGCCGACGCTCGGGGTGGGGTGGTGCGGATTGACCCGGACGGCCGCCAGACCCTCATCACCCCCAAGCTACAGGCCCAGGGCGCCTCCTTCGAGGAGCGCTACGTGGAGGCCAAGGGCTCGCTGCCCAACGGGCTTTGTTTCGACCAGGAAGGAAACCTCATCATCGCCAACTGGGGCACCAACGCCATTGAGCGCATGTCCCGGGAGGGCCACCTCGAGACCCTCTACACCGAGATAGACGGAAAGCCCCTGGGCAAGGTCAACTTCCCCCTGCGCGATTCCAAGGGCCGCATCTGGTTCAGCGTGACCACCCGCACCGAGCCCTGGACCGAACAGGTCAACACCAAAGTCAGCGACGGCTACATCGGCCTCATCGACGAGAAGGGCATCCGCATCGTGGCCGAAGGGTTTTGCGGCACCAACGAGTTGCGCTTTGACGCCAGGGAGGAGTGGCTTTACGTGGTGGAGAGCACCGCCCGGCGCATCACCCGGCTTCGCCACAAGGACGGCGAGCTTTTTGAGCGCGAGGTCTATGGGCCTAGGGAGCTCGAGGGCCACCCCGACGGCTTTGCCTTCGACGCCTACGGCAACCTCTGGGTGACCCTGGTCTTCCTGGACAAGCTCATCGCCATCACCCCAGAAGGGGAGGTGCTGGAGCTACTGGACGATTCCAACCCCGAGGCCAACGCGGTCTACGAGCAGCATTTCCGGGCCGGCACCCTGACCCCGCAGATCATGGCCGCCAACCACGGCATGCTCTGCCCCTGGATGGCCAGCCTGACCTTCGGCGGCCCCGACCTCCGCACGGTCTACCTGGGCAGCCTGCGCGGCGACCGGATTCCCTTTTTCCGCAGCCCCGTGCCGGGGCAGCCCATGATCCACTGGCACCAAGGAGGGGCCCGTGCATCCACTCTTTGA
- a CDS encoding ABC transporter permease, with protein sequence MRRLFPSPEALRRRAPFSRWDLLVIPGVLALLALLTLALEGATAPYTPTSPDLTVSLDLAHLPYYGLRSLFRMLAALLLSLLFTFTYATAAAKLPRAEKVLIPLLDFLQSLPILGFLTATTGIFLGLFQGSLFGLEAASIFAIFTSQVWNMAFSFYASLRTLPKELQEAAAMLRLSPWQRFWKLEVPFAMPGLVWNAMMSVSGGWFFVVASEVISVVGRGNQYLPGVGSYVALAIEQADLRAMLYAGLTLFVLVLLYDQLFFRPVVAWAEKFKFEQSAPEEAARSWVLTLLQRARLTQRIARLPQPLWEWLWLKSSRKDRPGATLEPPPRRHLQARWADTLFNLGLTLSALGLLGVLLGYLFGPGLGFRDGRMLQPNPNLNPALSPAIAQRFADLGIRPDSDQALWLSRLCSATREGMVLGEGLKRLLRDPGVKAPPDLKQACQKPLAPEGKVAWPEALEVLRLGFFTALRVTLVVLLATLFWLPLGIYIGLRPRLTRLVQPLAQFGAAFPANLLFPLFVVAIAHLRLNPEVWVSPLMVLGAQWYILFNAVAGAAAIPNDLKEAARMYGLRGGLAWRRLLLPAMFPALVTGGITASGGTWNASIVAEVVRWGGITLVATGLGAYIDRWGTGAFNPHVGLGMLVMGLLVLVYNRLLWRPLYRLAEERYRLG encoded by the coding sequence ATGAGGCGGCTTTTCCCCTCGCCCGAGGCCCTGCGCCGCCGGGCCCCTTTTTCCCGCTGGGACTTGCTGGTGATTCCCGGCGTGCTGGCCCTGTTGGCCCTGCTCACCCTGGCCCTGGAGGGGGCCACCGCGCCCTACACCCCCACCTCGCCCGACCTCACGGTGAGCCTGGATCTCGCCCACCTGCCCTACTACGGCCTGCGCAGCCTATTTCGCATGCTGGCAGCACTCTTGCTGTCGCTGCTTTTTACCTTTACCTACGCTACCGCAGCCGCTAAACTGCCGCGGGCCGAAAAGGTGTTGATCCCGCTGCTGGACTTTTTGCAGTCGCTGCCCATCCTGGGGTTTCTGACTGCGACCACCGGCATCTTCCTGGGGTTGTTCCAGGGCAGCTTGTTTGGCCTCGAGGCCGCCAGCATCTTCGCCATCTTTACCTCGCAGGTCTGGAACATGGCCTTCAGCTTCTACGCCTCCTTGCGCACGCTGCCCAAAGAGCTGCAAGAAGCCGCGGCCATGCTCCGGCTCTCCCCCTGGCAGCGCTTCTGGAAGCTCGAGGTGCCCTTTGCCATGCCGGGGCTGGTCTGGAACGCCATGATGTCGGTCTCGGGGGGCTGGTTCTTCGTGGTGGCCTCCGAGGTGATCAGCGTGGTGGGGCGGGGGAACCAGTACCTGCCGGGGGTGGGCTCCTACGTGGCCTTGGCCATCGAGCAAGCCGACCTGCGGGCCATGCTCTACGCCGGGCTCACCCTGTTTGTGCTGGTGCTGCTCTACGACCAGCTCTTCTTTCGCCCGGTGGTAGCCTGGGCCGAGAAGTTCAAGTTCGAGCAGTCGGCGCCGGAGGAGGCCGCGCGGTCGTGGGTGCTGACCCTCTTGCAGCGGGCCCGCCTGACCCAGCGCATCGCCCGCCTACCCCAGCCCCTATGGGAGTGGTTGTGGCTTAAAAGCAGCCGTAAAGACCGGCCCGGCGCGACCCTCGAGCCCCCACCTAGGCGGCATTTGCAGGCCCGGTGGGCCGACACCCTCTTCAACTTGGGGCTAACCCTGAGCGCGCTGGGGCTTCTGGGAGTGCTGCTGGGCTACCTCTTTGGCCCCGGCCTGGGCTTTAGGGATGGGCGGATGCTTCAGCCCAACCCCAACCTCAACCCCGCGCTTTCCCCCGCCATAGCCCAACGCTTCGCCGATTTGGGGATCCGCCCCGACTCCGACCAGGCCCTCTGGCTCTCCCGCCTGTGCAGCGCCACCCGAGAGGGGATGGTGCTGGGGGAGGGCCTGAAGAGGCTACTGCGCGATCCGGGGGTAAAAGCCCCTCCCGACCTGAAGCAGGCCTGCCAGAAGCCCTTGGCCCCGGAGGGCAAGGTGGCCTGGCCGGAGGCGCTCGAGGTACTCCGGCTCGGCTTCTTCACCGCGCTGCGGGTGACGTTGGTGGTCTTGTTGGCCACGCTTTTTTGGTTACCCCTAGGGATCTACATCGGCTTGCGGCCCCGCCTGACCCGCTTGGTCCAGCCGCTGGCCCAGTTCGGGGCGGCCTTCCCCGCCAATCTGCTGTTTCCCTTGTTTGTGGTGGCCATTGCGCACTTGCGGCTCAACCCCGAGGTCTGGGTCTCGCCCTTGATGGTGCTGGGGGCCCAGTGGTACATCCTCTTCAACGCGGTGGCGGGTGCCGCAGCCATCCCCAACGACCTTAAAGAGGCGGCCCGGATGTACGGCCTGCGGGGCGGGCTGGCGTGGCGGCGGCTGCTGCTACCGGCGATGTTTCCCGCCCTGGTCACCGGGGGCATCACCGCTTCGGGCGGCACCTGGAACGCTTCCATCGTGGCCGAGGTGGTGCGCTGGGGCGGCATCACCCTAGTAGCCACCGGGCTGGGGGCCTATATCGACCGCTGGGGCACCGGGGCCTTCAACCCTCACGTGGGCCTGGGAATGCTGGTGATGGGCCTGCTGGTCTTGGTCTACAACCGGCTCCTCTGGCGGCCCCTCTACCGGCTGGCTGAGGAGCGCTACCGACTGGGCTAA
- a CDS encoding nitrate/sulfonate/bicarbonate ABC transporter ATP-binding protein, producing the protein MVQIATKTLLKAINLNKTFTTPEGKPFTVLEGINLELKEGEIVALLGRSGSGKSTLLRCLSGLVRPSTGEVRYRGQEVPGPMPGMAMVFQSFALFPWLSVQQNVELGLEAMGIPAAERRRRALEAIDLIGLGGFEKAFPKELSGGMRQRVGLARALVTKPEVLFMDEPFSALDVLTAETLREELLEIWHAQHIPLKAILLVTHNIEEAVLLAHRILVLSSHPGRIRAEVPVPLDYPRDREDPAFQGLVEQVYRILTAKPALEPPQEPLGIGYRLPKAPIEGLVSLLERVAEGPDFGREDLPRLAAEMRLEVDDLFPLVDAAELLGLAVLQEGDIRLSAEGLHFVQSGPEEQKQILAERLLFHVPLLTHIHRVLHTRPSGQAPEERFLRELEDYMSTEDAEGVLATAIDWGRYAGLFEYDYNRGVLMRESAAENSA; encoded by the coding sequence ATGGTGCAAATCGCCACCAAGACCCTGCTGAAGGCCATAAACCTGAATAAAACCTTCACCACCCCCGAGGGCAAACCCTTTACCGTGCTGGAGGGTATCAACCTCGAGCTCAAAGAGGGGGAGATCGTGGCCCTCTTGGGCCGCAGCGGCTCGGGCAAAAGTACCCTGCTGCGCTGCCTGAGCGGGCTCGTCCGGCCCAGTACGGGCGAGGTGCGCTACCGGGGCCAGGAAGTGCCGGGGCCCATGCCGGGCATGGCCATGGTCTTCCAGAGCTTCGCCCTTTTCCCCTGGCTTAGCGTGCAACAAAACGTGGAACTGGGTCTGGAGGCCATGGGCATTCCCGCAGCCGAGCGCCGCCGTCGGGCCCTGGAAGCCATCGATCTTATCGGACTAGGGGGCTTTGAAAAGGCCTTTCCCAAAGAGCTTTCTGGGGGGATGCGTCAGCGGGTGGGCCTTGCCCGGGCGTTGGTTACAAAGCCCGAGGTGCTTTTTATGGACGAGCCCTTTAGCGCCTTGGACGTGCTCACCGCCGAGACCTTGCGCGAGGAACTGCTGGAAATCTGGCATGCCCAGCACATACCCCTGAAAGCCATTCTGCTGGTCACGCACAATATCGAAGAAGCGGTGCTCCTGGCCCACCGTATCCTGGTGCTCTCGAGCCATCCTGGGCGCATCCGGGCCGAGGTGCCGGTACCCCTCGACTACCCCCGCGACCGCGAAGACCCGGCCTTCCAGGGGCTGGTGGAGCAGGTCTACCGCATCCTGACCGCCAAGCCCGCTTTGGAGCCCCCGCAAGAACCCCTCGGCATCGGCTACCGCCTGCCCAAGGCCCCGATAGAGGGGCTGGTGAGCCTCTTGGAGCGGGTGGCCGAGGGCCCCGACTTCGGCCGGGAAGACCTGCCTCGCCTGGCCGCGGAGATGCGCCTCGAGGTAGACGACCTCTTCCCTTTGGTAGATGCCGCCGAACTGCTAGGACTGGCGGTTTTGCAGGAAGGGGATATCCGGCTAAGCGCCGAGGGCCTGCACTTTGTCCAGTCAGGCCCGGAGGAGCAAAAGCAAATCCTCGCCGAGCGGCTGCTCTTCCACGTGCCCCTGCTGACCCACATCCACCGGGTGCTGCATACCCGGCCCAGCGGCCAGGCCCCCGAGGAGCGCTTTTTGCGCGAGCTGGAAGACTATATGTCCACCGAAGACGCCGAGGGGGTGCTGGCTACGGCGATTGACTGGGGGCGCTACGCCGGGCTATTTGAGTACGACTACAACCGGGGGGTGCTGATGCGAGAGTCGGCCGCAGAGAATAGTGCTTAG
- a CDS encoding SDR family NAD(P)-dependent oxidoreductase: MHPLFDLSGRVVLVTGGSRGIGLASATLLAELGATVVLSSEDAAACEQAARDLRARGLQALGVPCDVGDPEQIEALVETVLGLGRLDAVVACAGVAPHFGPLVEASEADWEQTFRVNLQANFWLARRVLPQMRRQGEGNLVFIGSLSSLRGNQHIGLYALSKAALAQLARDLAVQWGPFGVRVNAISPGLIRTAFARRLLEDEAFLKRRIAQTPLRRLGEPQDIAGVVALLVSPAGAFITGQNLVVDGGTLISDGG, encoded by the coding sequence GTGCATCCACTCTTTGACCTGAGCGGCCGGGTGGTTCTGGTGACCGGGGGCAGCCGTGGGATTGGCCTAGCCAGCGCCACCCTCCTGGCCGAGCTGGGGGCTACCGTAGTGCTCTCCAGCGAAGACGCCGCAGCCTGCGAACAAGCTGCCCGGGACTTGCGCGCGCGGGGCCTGCAGGCGCTGGGGGTTCCTTGCGACGTGGGCGACCCGGAGCAGATAGAGGCTCTGGTGGAGACGGTGCTGGGGCTGGGCCGGCTGGACGCGGTGGTGGCCTGCGCAGGGGTAGCCCCCCACTTTGGCCCCCTGGTGGAGGCCAGCGAGGCTGACTGGGAGCAAACCTTCCGGGTGAACCTGCAGGCCAACTTTTGGCTGGCCCGCCGGGTGCTGCCGCAGATGCGCCGGCAAGGGGAGGGGAATCTGGTCTTTATCGGCAGCCTCTCGAGCCTGCGGGGCAACCAGCACATAGGTCTCTACGCCCTCTCAAAGGCCGCCCTGGCCCAGCTCGCCCGCGACCTTGCGGTTCAGTGGGGGCCTTTTGGTGTGCGGGTGAACGCCATCTCGCCCGGCCTCATCCGCACCGCCTTCGCCCGGCGCCTCCTGGAGGACGAGGCTTTTCTGAAGCGTCGCATCGCCCAAACCCCCCTGCGCCGGCTGGGGGAGCCGCAGGACATCGCGGGGGTGGTGGCCCTTCTGGTCTCGCCTGCCGGGGCCTTCATCACCGGGCAGAACCTGGTGGTGGACGGGGGCACCCTGATTTCCGACGGGGGCTAG
- a CDS encoding hydrogen peroxide-inducible genes activator, translated as MTLEQLRYLVTLAEEGNFTRAAERVFLTQPALSVQIRRLEEELETRLFDRNKRPLEPTEIGRRVIAQARRVLEEAEKIKLMLGGGAELFQGLFRVGVIPTLAPYLLPRLLPQITRQWPQLKLSVREELTPSILQDLLEGRLDAGLIGTAEQMPGLERLPLFEERFIAYVACDHPLYSSPTLHPSEIPLEDTWILAEGHCFREQVLAVCRPGVARRRVEFQSGDLETLVHLVEEVGGITFLPEVALWTLPLPKWNHLRPLLPEVGRTVHLLLREGTLKRPVALALGEQVQAVFRSLPRGDRLG; from the coding sequence ATGACTTTAGAGCAACTTCGGTACCTAGTAACCCTAGCCGAGGAGGGGAACTTCACCCGAGCAGCAGAGCGGGTGTTTCTGACCCAACCAGCCTTGAGTGTGCAAATTCGCAGGCTCGAGGAGGAGCTCGAAACCCGCCTTTTTGATCGAAACAAACGGCCTTTGGAGCCTACTGAGATAGGGCGGAGGGTGATAGCACAGGCCCGGCGGGTCCTAGAAGAAGCAGAAAAGATCAAGCTTATGCTTGGAGGGGGAGCTGAACTGTTTCAAGGACTTTTCCGAGTGGGGGTTATTCCTACCTTGGCCCCCTACCTGCTGCCTCGGTTGCTTCCGCAAATCACCCGGCAGTGGCCTCAGTTGAAGCTTTCGGTGCGGGAAGAGCTAACCCCAAGCATTCTGCAAGATCTGCTAGAAGGCCGGCTGGATGCCGGTTTAATCGGCACTGCCGAGCAAATGCCTGGCCTCGAGCGCCTTCCTTTATTCGAAGAGCGGTTTATAGCCTATGTGGCTTGCGATCACCCGCTTTATTCCAGCCCTACGTTGCACCCTTCGGAGATTCCCCTGGAAGACACCTGGATCCTCGCGGAGGGGCACTGCTTCCGCGAGCAGGTACTTGCAGTCTGCCGCCCCGGGGTAGCCCGGCGGCGGGTGGAGTTCCAAAGCGGTGACCTAGAAACCCTGGTGCACTTGGTCGAGGAGGTTGGGGGAATCACCTTTCTGCCCGAGGTGGCCTTGTGGACCCTGCCCCTGCCCAAGTGGAACCACCTTCGTCCGCTACTGCCCGAGGTAGGCCGCACCGTGCACTTGCTTTTGCGAGAAGGAACCCTCAAGCGTCCAGTAGCTTTGGCCTTAGGTGAGCAGGTGCAAGCAGTGTTTCGTAGCCTGCCTCGAGGAGATCGCTTAGGCTAA
- a CDS encoding manganese catalase family protein, with the protein MFLRIDRLQIELPMPKDQDPNAAAAVQALLGGRFGEMSTLMNYMYQSFNFRGKTTLKPYYDLIANIATEELGHIELVSATVNSLLAKNPGQDKENPIDPVEAPLGFAKDARNTAHFIAGGANTLVMGAMGEPWNGEYVFTSGNLILDLLHNFFLEVAARTHKLRVYEMTSNPVAREMIGYLLVRGGVHAAAYGKALESLTGVEMTKLLPIPRIDNSKIPEAKKYMDLGFHRNLYRFSPSDYQDLGLIWNGASPEDGSSVVVVDGPPTGGEVFDAGHDSAEFAPEFEVENLFEIAKKLYDKAK; encoded by the coding sequence ATGTTCCTGAGAATAGACCGTCTGCAAATCGAATTACCCATGCCCAAAGACCAAGACCCCAACGCTGCCGCAGCCGTACAGGCCCTTTTGGGGGGGCGCTTTGGGGAAATGTCTACCTTGATGAACTACATGTACCAATCCTTCAATTTCCGGGGGAAGACGACCCTCAAGCCCTACTACGACCTCATCGCCAATATCGCCACTGAGGAGCTCGGACACATCGAGCTGGTCTCGGCTACAGTGAACAGCCTTCTGGCTAAAAACCCCGGCCAGGATAAGGAAAACCCCATAGATCCGGTGGAGGCACCGTTGGGTTTTGCCAAAGACGCTCGCAACACTGCCCATTTTATCGCCGGTGGGGCTAACACCCTGGTCATGGGGGCAATGGGCGAACCTTGGAACGGAGAGTATGTTTTTACCAGCGGTAACCTGATCCTGGATTTGCTGCACAATTTCTTCCTAGAAGTAGCCGCTCGCACCCACAAGCTGCGGGTCTACGAGATGACCAGCAACCCCGTAGCCCGCGAAATGATCGGCTACTTGCTGGTGCGCGGTGGGGTACACGCTGCGGCCTATGGCAAGGCCCTGGAGAGCCTCACTGGGGTAGAGATGACCAAGCTACTTCCTATTCCCCGCATCGACAACAGCAAGATCCCTGAGGCCAAGAAATACATGGATCTAGGCTTCCACCGCAATCTTTACCGCTTCAGCCCCTCTGATTACCAAGACCTAGGCCTTATCTGGAACGGTGCCTCTCCTGAAGATGGGAGCTCAGTAGTGGTAGTGGACGGACCCCCTACGGGTGGGGAGGTCTTCGACGCGGGTCACGACTCAGCGGAATTCGCCCCAGAGTTCGAGGTAGAAAACCTCTTTGAGATTGCCAAGAAGCTCTACGATAAGGCTAAGTAA
- a CDS encoding NAD-dependent epimerase/dehydratase family protein — MNIWITGAAGFLGSVLVRHLLEERPVGFAYLVLLDKRFPQTYSDPRVQALEGDFYDPAVLEAAAAHPPDWVFHLASIPGALAEREFLLGQRVNLEGTLALLEALRTLSQPVVVFASSVAVYGAPLPPLVDDQTPARPSSSYGTQKLIGELLLQDYTRRGYLDGRALRLPGLVARPPGPSGLASAFMSELLHHLKAGTPYTLPVSPQARMWWMSARCCAENLLHAARLSLAPQEPRVFLLPALWASVEEVVAEGARLFGPDRKEAICYLPDPDLEARFGRYPPLRAERAMAKGFQTDRNLKEMIVQALK, encoded by the coding sequence ATGAACATCTGGATTACCGGTGCTGCGGGCTTTTTGGGCTCGGTTCTGGTGCGGCATTTGCTCGAAGAAAGGCCGGTAGGCTTCGCCTATCTGGTTCTACTGGACAAACGCTTCCCCCAGACCTACAGCGACCCGCGGGTGCAGGCGCTGGAAGGGGATTTCTACGACCCGGCGGTGCTCGAGGCCGCCGCCGCCCACCCCCCAGACTGGGTCTTCCACTTAGCCAGCATCCCCGGCGCTTTGGCCGAGCGCGAGTTCCTTCTGGGCCAGAGGGTCAATCTGGAGGGCACCCTGGCCTTGCTCGAGGCCCTCCGCACCCTTTCCCAGCCTGTGGTGGTCTTTGCCAGCAGCGTGGCCGTCTACGGCGCCCCCCTGCCGCCTTTGGTGGACGACCAAACCCCCGCCCGCCCCAGCTCGAGCTATGGCACCCAGAAGCTCATTGGGGAGCTGTTGTTGCAAGACTACACCCGGCGGGGCTACCTGGACGGGCGGGCTTTGCGCCTGCCCGGCCTCGTGGCCCGCCCGCCAGGCCCCTCGGGGCTGGCCTCGGCCTTTATGAGCGAGCTTTTGCACCACCTCAAAGCCGGTACCCCCTACACCCTGCCGGTTTCTCCCCAGGCCCGCATGTGGTGGATGTCGGCCCGCTGCTGTGCAGAGAACCTCCTGCACGCCGCCCGGCTTTCGCTGGCCCCTCAGGAGCCGCGGGTTTTTTTGCTGCCCGCCCTGTGGGCCTCCGTGGAAGAGGTGGTGGCCGAAGGGGCCAGGCTTTTTGGCCCCGACCGCAAGGAGGCCATCTGCTACCTTCCCGACCCCGACCTCGAGGCCCGCTTTGGCCGGTACCCACCCCTTAGGGCGGAGCGGGCCATGGCCAAGGGTTTTCAGACAGATAGAAACCTCAAGGAGATGATTGTGCAGGCGCTTAAGTAG
- a CDS encoding FAD-dependent oxidoreductase translates to MSVEKVLIVGGGIAGLCTVVGLKGSGAEVEIVEQNPKWDVYGVGIIQLANALRALAALGLAEEAIAQGFPMSALVMWRPDGAPIATLPQPPIAGPDFPPQNGIARPKLHAILQKAAQVAGARVRLGLSVRAIEQDGERVRVTFTDGSQGVYDLVVGADGLRSRVRQLVFPEAPSPQYEEQVVWRYNLPRPPEVDNIWMWMGDPKVGIVPLGPDLMYMFITDAAPGQPPRYPEAALAEEMRKRLDGYRHIPLLARLREQITDPSKVVLRPFETILVPAPWHRGRVVLVGDAAHAMTAHIAQGAAMAIEDAVVLSEELRRQPSLEAALEAYNRRRFDRVRRMVEMSRQLCIWERTHDPKADPVGVTAASMELAAQPI, encoded by the coding sequence ATGAGCGTGGAAAAGGTGTTGATTGTGGGCGGTGGGATCGCCGGTCTCTGCACCGTGGTGGGCCTCAAGGGCAGCGGTGCTGAGGTGGAGATCGTCGAGCAGAACCCCAAGTGGGACGTCTATGGGGTGGGCATCATCCAGCTCGCCAACGCGCTACGGGCCCTGGCTGCCTTGGGCCTGGCCGAGGAGGCCATCGCCCAGGGATTCCCCATGTCGGCGCTGGTGATGTGGCGGCCCGACGGGGCCCCCATCGCCACCCTACCCCAGCCCCCCATCGCCGGGCCGGACTTTCCCCCGCAAAATGGCATCGCCCGCCCCAAGCTGCACGCCATTTTGCAGAAGGCTGCCCAGGTTGCGGGGGCCCGGGTGCGGCTGGGCTTGAGCGTGCGGGCTATAGAACAGGATGGGGAGAGGGTTCGGGTTACCTTTACCGACGGCAGCCAGGGGGTCTACGACCTGGTGGTGGGGGCCGATGGGCTGCGCTCGAGGGTGCGTCAGCTGGTCTTCCCTGAAGCCCCCTCGCCCCAGTACGAGGAGCAGGTGGTTTGGCGCTACAACCTGCCCCGCCCTCCCGAGGTGGACAACATCTGGATGTGGATGGGCGACCCCAAGGTGGGCATCGTGCCGCTAGGCCCCGACCTGATGTACATGTTCATCACCGACGCGGCCCCTGGCCAGCCCCCGCGCTACCCCGAGGCTGCCCTGGCCGAGGAGATGCGCAAGCGGCTGGATGGCTACCGGCACATCCCCCTGCTGGCCCGGCTGCGGGAGCAGATTACCGACCCCAGCAAGGTGGTGCTGCGCCCCTTCGAGACCATTCTGGTGCCGGCCCCCTGGCACCGCGGGCGGGTGGTGCTGGTGGGCGACGCAGCCCACGCCATGACCGCCCATATCGCCCAGGGCGCGGCCATGGCCATCGAGGACGCGGTGGTGTTGAGCGAGGAACTGCGGCGCCAGCCCAGCCTGGAGGCCGCGCTCGAGGCCTACAACCGCCGCCGCTTTGACCGGGTGCGCCGGATGGTGGAGATGTCCCGCCAGCTCTGCATCTGGGAGCGCACCCACGACCCTAAGGCCGACCCGGTGGGGGTGACCGCGGCCTCCATGGAACTCGCCGCCCAGCCGATATGA